A section of the Paralichthys olivaceus isolate ysfri-2021 chromosome 14, ASM2471397v2, whole genome shotgun sequence genome encodes:
- the thumpd2 gene encoding THUMP domain-containing protein 2 isoform X1: MAEPGCEDGSVRYFCTAGNGMEPFLTEELRRRLEAEDVRQLSGKVLFSSSARIDRVSELKSAERLFLLLKHDSALQLSALSSPAKATSVLQSRLLGDKSQWTSAVLTWSRLQGELAQGRRTTANTSSTSPGVMSRKEEERWSEEQMEEEGRCCVETGKSAVERREEERETRGLRRGEDKEEAQTLEKKRKREMGQKEIEVEYQVLEKRIRRKNEEENTEKERQREDEDDEEERRMVSSRGSEESGSKKKIDMAEDVEHVIKAGGEEKKQPQLRIRPEITSSAPLSFRISCKCTGSVSRRFSSQEVSRVMGVGLSRLMGWKADLKNPQLEVNVYLSDDLCLLGIPLTRLPLAHRSYIKTTGLRSTIAWAMTSLAQIQPGFCVVDPMCGVGTILIEAAQENKAACFLGVDIDDRQLQKANENIEFAEMGNRIQLMKASSMALPLPSASVDAVICDLPFGRKFGTKTNMAANLPVIVTEMERILCVGGSLVLLLSPQLSFLLKKLLAQKDSGPTPQTGTQDRPSPPLSSREQQTFQIHQGVKPSSTLETDTQTGQQLSLPPPLSSLKHQTTLRVSLGAIDGLIHKYVKTKA, from the exons ATGGCTGAACCGGGCTGTGAGGACGGTTCGGTTCGGTACTTCTGCACCGCCGGTAACGGGATGGAGCCTTTTTTAacggaggagctgaggaggaggctggaggctgAGGAT GTGCGTCAGCTGTCAGGGAAAGTGTTGTTCAGCTCGTCTGCGAGGATCGACAGAGTCAGCGAGCTGAAGTCTGCAGAGAGACTCTTCCTCCTGTTGAAGCACGACTCAGCGCTGCAGCTCTCCGCCCTCAGCAGCCCAG CAAAGGCGACCTCTGTGCTGCAGTCCAGGCTGCTGGGTGACAAGAGCCAATGGACCAGCGCCGTGTTGACGTGGAGTCGCCTGCAGGGGGAACTAGCACAAGGAAGAAGAACCACTGCCAACACGTCGAGCACCTCCCCGGGTGTGATGAgtaggaaagaggaggagagatggagtgaaGAACAGATGGAAGAGGAGGGACGGTGCTGTGTGGAGACTGGGAAGAGTGCAGTGGAACGgagggaagaggaaagagagaccaGGGGGCTAAGAAGAGGTGAAGATAAAGAGGAAGCACAGActctggagaagaagagaaaaagagagatgggACAGAAAGAGATTGAAGTTGAATACCAGGTACTGGAGAAAAGGATAAGGAGGAAGAATGAAGAAGAGAATactgagaaagagagacagagagaggatgaagacgatgaagaggagaggaggatggtaAGTAGCAGAGGATCAGAGGAAAGtggcagcaaaaagaaaatcgACATGGCAGAGGACGTGGAACACG TGATTaaagctggaggagaagaaaagaaacaacctCAGCTCAGGATCAGACCAGAGATCACTTCCTCTGCCCCGCTCTCGTTTCGGATCAGCTGCAAGTGCACGGGGTCTGTGTCTCGACGCTTCAGCTCACAG GAGGTGAGCAGAGTGATGGGAGTGGGACTGAGCAGACTGATGGGCTGGAAGGCTGATCTGAAGAATCCACAGCTGGAG GTAAATGTTTATCTGAGTGACGACCTCTGTCTGCTGGGGATTCCACTGACCAG GTTACCTCTGGCTCACCGCAGCTACATTAAAACCACGGGACTGAGGTCTACGATCGCCTGGGCTATGACGTCACTGGCTCAGATACAg CCAGGTTTCTGTGTCGTTGACCCGATGTGTGGAGTGGGAACCATCTTAATAGAAGCAGCGCAGGAGAACAAA GCTGCCTGTTTCCTGGGCGTGGACATTGATGACAGACAGCTGCAGAAGGCCAATGAGAACATAGAGTTTGCAGAAATGGGGAATAGGATACAGCTGATGAAAGCTTCGTCTATGG CGCTGCCTCTGCCCAGCGCCAGCGTAGATGCCGTGATCTGTGACCTACCGTTTGGCAGGAAGTTTGGCACCAAGACAAACATGGCTGCCAATCTCCCAGTCATTgtcacagagatggagag gatCCTCTGTGTTGGTGGATCCCTGGTTCTCCTCCTGAGTCCTCAGTTGTCCTTTCTCTTGAAAAAACTCCTGGCACAAAAAGACAGCGGCCCGACGCCTCAAACTGGAACCCAAGACCGTCCatctccccctctgtcttccAGGGAGCAGCAGACTTTCCAAATCCACCAGGGAGTCAAACCCTCTTCTACCCTGGAAACAGACACTCAAACTGGGCAACAACTCAGCCTGCCtccacccctctcctctctgaagCACCAGACAACTCTGAGAGTTAGTTTAGGTGCTATAGATGGACTCATCCATAAATATGTTAAGACAAAGGCTTGA
- the LOC109629342 gene encoding uncharacterized protein isoform X1, whose protein sequence is MGQLLSSEEECSQVKEALGSLLFSAMLEGGAVPDLGVVHPLLLANHQESFDPQDRLQEQLRELQGNIGNRAPAYLKDLIGRLTTFSDEPRLAGLLGLVVTMVMDMAYTSSRQSSGVKGKSAGSSSCQQRVWELQEVMEEYLKRCRINLSDKNRLIQDAVRLEGQLSLTLTQLKTCLLGGDCDSRSLRHWASGAAFHTQMLVHLAGLECQVEPRAARAALEQYKEDLTQIIPAYRRYKSNTVCVAKCRGGLPVSCDPSNEMLEEGSMTGLTVMDRETGKSVTLPLSTLETELGRRRVSGSSSINLDLITSDQYTQAYLEHLFSDEGPVAKLQSYFDKTSDHLQTLRTQLGCTNKTGARDGKDGSDGVRLQEQAEGAHEEQREDTARGDKQDKMETRGRREEMKELDQRDESLKVSITETQPEESLIHGASST, encoded by the exons atgggccAGCTGCTCTCATCAGAAGAAGAGTGTTCTCAAGTGAAGGAAGCACTCGGCTCCCTCCTCTTCAGCGCCATGCTGGAAGGCGGAGCTGTGCCTGACCTCGGAGTTGTGCACCCTCTCCTCTTGGCCAATCACCAGGAGAGTTTTGACCCCCAGGACCGCCTCCAGGAACAACTGCGAGAG CTGCAGGGCAACATCGGGAACAGGGCGCCCGCCTACCTGAAGGATCTGATTGGCAGATTGACAACCTTCTCGGATGAGCCGCGCCTGGCCGGATTGCTGGGATTGGTGGTTACTATGGTGATGGATATGGCTTACACGTCATCAAGACAGTCGTCGGGGGTGAAAGGGAAGTCAGCGGGGTCATCGTCCTGCCAG cagagagtgtgggagctgcaggaggtgatggaggagtACCTGAAGCGCTGCAGGATCAACCTGAGCGACAAAAACAGGCTCATCCAGGACGCCGTCCGACTTGAGGGGCAGCTCAGCCTCACCCTCACTCAGCTGAAGACCTGTCTGCTGGGGGGAGACTGCGACTCCAG gtcTCTGAGGCACTGGGCCAGTGGTGCAGCGTTTCACACCCAGATGTTGGTTCACCTGGCTGGACTCGAATGTCAGGTGGAGCCCCGCGCTGCGAGGGCGGCGCTGGAGCAATACAAGGAGGACCTCACACAGATCATACCTGCTTACAG GAGGTATAAGTCCAACACCGTGTGTGTCGCGAAATGTCGTGGGGGTCTTCCTGTGTCATGTGACCCCTCCAACGAGATGCTAGAGGAGGGGTCCATGACGGGACTCACTgtgatggacagagagacaggaaagagTGTGACGCTCCCTCTGTCCACCTTGGAGACAGAATTAG ggaggaggagagtctCTGGGTCCTCCTCCATCAACCTGGACCTGATCACCTCAGATCAATACACCCAGGCGTATTTGGAGCATCTGTTCTCTGACGAGGGACCTGTGGCCAAGCTGCAGAGCTACTTTGATAAGACCAGCGACCATTTGCAAACGCTTAGAACTCAACTGGGATGTACAAACAAGACCGGGGCGAGAGACGGGAAAGATGGAAGCGATGGGGTGCGTCTTCAAGAGCAGGCAGAGGGAGCACATGAGGAGCAAAGAGAGGACACGGCCAGAGGTGATAAACAAGACAAGATGGAgacgagaggaagaagagaggagatgaaggaaCTTGATCAAAGAGATGAAAGTTTGAAAGTGAGCATCACTGAGACGCAGCCGGAGGAAAGCCTCATTCACGGAGCGTCAAGTACATAA
- the thumpd2 gene encoding THUMP domain-containing protein 2 isoform X2, which produces MTTSSRSSVRQLSGKVLFSSSARIDRVSELKSAERLFLLLKHDSALQLSALSSPAKATSVLQSRLLGDKSQWTSAVLTWSRLQGELAQGRRTTANTSSTSPGVMSRKEEERWSEEQMEEEGRCCVETGKSAVERREEERETRGLRRGEDKEEAQTLEKKRKREMGQKEIEVEYQVLEKRIRRKNEEENTEKERQREDEDDEEERRMVSSRGSEESGSKKKIDMAEDVEHVIKAGGEEKKQPQLRIRPEITSSAPLSFRISCKCTGSVSRRFSSQEVSRVMGVGLSRLMGWKADLKNPQLEVNVYLSDDLCLLGIPLTRLPLAHRSYIKTTGLRSTIAWAMTSLAQIQPGFCVVDPMCGVGTILIEAAQENKAACFLGVDIDDRQLQKANENIEFAEMGNRIQLMKASSMALPLPSASVDAVICDLPFGRKFGTKTNMAANLPVIVTEMERILCVGGSLVLLLSPQLSFLLKKLLAQKDSGPTPQTGTQDRPSPPLSSREQQTFQIHQGVKPSSTLETDTQTGQQLSLPPPLSSLKHQTTLRVSLGAIDGLIHKYVKTKA; this is translated from the exons ATGACAACCTCCTCCAGGAGCTCA GTGCGTCAGCTGTCAGGGAAAGTGTTGTTCAGCTCGTCTGCGAGGATCGACAGAGTCAGCGAGCTGAAGTCTGCAGAGAGACTCTTCCTCCTGTTGAAGCACGACTCAGCGCTGCAGCTCTCCGCCCTCAGCAGCCCAG CAAAGGCGACCTCTGTGCTGCAGTCCAGGCTGCTGGGTGACAAGAGCCAATGGACCAGCGCCGTGTTGACGTGGAGTCGCCTGCAGGGGGAACTAGCACAAGGAAGAAGAACCACTGCCAACACGTCGAGCACCTCCCCGGGTGTGATGAgtaggaaagaggaggagagatggagtgaaGAACAGATGGAAGAGGAGGGACGGTGCTGTGTGGAGACTGGGAAGAGTGCAGTGGAACGgagggaagaggaaagagagaccaGGGGGCTAAGAAGAGGTGAAGATAAAGAGGAAGCACAGActctggagaagaagagaaaaagagagatgggACAGAAAGAGATTGAAGTTGAATACCAGGTACTGGAGAAAAGGATAAGGAGGAAGAATGAAGAAGAGAATactgagaaagagagacagagagaggatgaagacgatgaagaggagaggaggatggtaAGTAGCAGAGGATCAGAGGAAAGtggcagcaaaaagaaaatcgACATGGCAGAGGACGTGGAACACG TGATTaaagctggaggagaagaaaagaaacaacctCAGCTCAGGATCAGACCAGAGATCACTTCCTCTGCCCCGCTCTCGTTTCGGATCAGCTGCAAGTGCACGGGGTCTGTGTCTCGACGCTTCAGCTCACAG GAGGTGAGCAGAGTGATGGGAGTGGGACTGAGCAGACTGATGGGCTGGAAGGCTGATCTGAAGAATCCACAGCTGGAG GTAAATGTTTATCTGAGTGACGACCTCTGTCTGCTGGGGATTCCACTGACCAG GTTACCTCTGGCTCACCGCAGCTACATTAAAACCACGGGACTGAGGTCTACGATCGCCTGGGCTATGACGTCACTGGCTCAGATACAg CCAGGTTTCTGTGTCGTTGACCCGATGTGTGGAGTGGGAACCATCTTAATAGAAGCAGCGCAGGAGAACAAA GCTGCCTGTTTCCTGGGCGTGGACATTGATGACAGACAGCTGCAGAAGGCCAATGAGAACATAGAGTTTGCAGAAATGGGGAATAGGATACAGCTGATGAAAGCTTCGTCTATGG CGCTGCCTCTGCCCAGCGCCAGCGTAGATGCCGTGATCTGTGACCTACCGTTTGGCAGGAAGTTTGGCACCAAGACAAACATGGCTGCCAATCTCCCAGTCATTgtcacagagatggagag gatCCTCTGTGTTGGTGGATCCCTGGTTCTCCTCCTGAGTCCTCAGTTGTCCTTTCTCTTGAAAAAACTCCTGGCACAAAAAGACAGCGGCCCGACGCCTCAAACTGGAACCCAAGACCGTCCatctccccctctgtcttccAGGGAGCAGCAGACTTTCCAAATCCACCAGGGAGTCAAACCCTCTTCTACCCTGGAAACAGACACTCAAACTGGGCAACAACTCAGCCTGCCtccacccctctcctctctgaagCACCAGACAACTCTGAGAGTTAGTTTAGGTGCTATAGATGGACTCATCCATAAATATGTTAAGACAAAGGCTTGA
- the LOC109629342 gene encoding uncharacterized protein isoform X2 has product MGQLLSSEEECSQVKEALGSLLFSAMLEGGAVPDLGVVHPLLLANHQESFDPQDRLQEQLRELQGNIGNRAPAYLKDLIGRLTTFSDEPRLAGLLGLVVTMVMDMAYTSSRQSSGVKGKSAGSSSCQRVWELQEVMEEYLKRCRINLSDKNRLIQDAVRLEGQLSLTLTQLKTCLLGGDCDSRSLRHWASGAAFHTQMLVHLAGLECQVEPRAARAALEQYKEDLTQIIPAYRRYKSNTVCVAKCRGGLPVSCDPSNEMLEEGSMTGLTVMDRETGKSVTLPLSTLETELGRRRVSGSSSINLDLITSDQYTQAYLEHLFSDEGPVAKLQSYFDKTSDHLQTLRTQLGCTNKTGARDGKDGSDGVRLQEQAEGAHEEQREDTARGDKQDKMETRGRREEMKELDQRDESLKVSITETQPEESLIHGASST; this is encoded by the exons atgggccAGCTGCTCTCATCAGAAGAAGAGTGTTCTCAAGTGAAGGAAGCACTCGGCTCCCTCCTCTTCAGCGCCATGCTGGAAGGCGGAGCTGTGCCTGACCTCGGAGTTGTGCACCCTCTCCTCTTGGCCAATCACCAGGAGAGTTTTGACCCCCAGGACCGCCTCCAGGAACAACTGCGAGAG CTGCAGGGCAACATCGGGAACAGGGCGCCCGCCTACCTGAAGGATCTGATTGGCAGATTGACAACCTTCTCGGATGAGCCGCGCCTGGCCGGATTGCTGGGATTGGTGGTTACTATGGTGATGGATATGGCTTACACGTCATCAAGACAGTCGTCGGGGGTGAAAGGGAAGTCAGCGGGGTCATCGTCCTGCCAG agagtgtgggagctgcaggaggtgatggaggagtACCTGAAGCGCTGCAGGATCAACCTGAGCGACAAAAACAGGCTCATCCAGGACGCCGTCCGACTTGAGGGGCAGCTCAGCCTCACCCTCACTCAGCTGAAGACCTGTCTGCTGGGGGGAGACTGCGACTCCAG gtcTCTGAGGCACTGGGCCAGTGGTGCAGCGTTTCACACCCAGATGTTGGTTCACCTGGCTGGACTCGAATGTCAGGTGGAGCCCCGCGCTGCGAGGGCGGCGCTGGAGCAATACAAGGAGGACCTCACACAGATCATACCTGCTTACAG GAGGTATAAGTCCAACACCGTGTGTGTCGCGAAATGTCGTGGGGGTCTTCCTGTGTCATGTGACCCCTCCAACGAGATGCTAGAGGAGGGGTCCATGACGGGACTCACTgtgatggacagagagacaggaaagagTGTGACGCTCCCTCTGTCCACCTTGGAGACAGAATTAG ggaggaggagagtctCTGGGTCCTCCTCCATCAACCTGGACCTGATCACCTCAGATCAATACACCCAGGCGTATTTGGAGCATCTGTTCTCTGACGAGGGACCTGTGGCCAAGCTGCAGAGCTACTTTGATAAGACCAGCGACCATTTGCAAACGCTTAGAACTCAACTGGGATGTACAAACAAGACCGGGGCGAGAGACGGGAAAGATGGAAGCGATGGGGTGCGTCTTCAAGAGCAGGCAGAGGGAGCACATGAGGAGCAAAGAGAGGACACGGCCAGAGGTGATAAACAAGACAAGATGGAgacgagaggaagaagagaggagatgaaggaaCTTGATCAAAGAGATGAAAGTTTGAAAGTGAGCATCACTGAGACGCAGCCGGAGGAAAGCCTCATTCACGGAGCGTCAAGTACATAA